CGATCGCGCGACCGGTGGCGCCGCCGCCCCATGACGCGGCGGCCGCGGCCTCGGTGGCGCTCAGCCTCAAGACCTGGCTCCGGCGCACGGCGATCGATCCCGCTCACAGTCCGCCCGTGGCCCGCGAGCGACCCGCAGCGCAGCGGGCCGCTCCTGCTGCTGCGTCGCCGGAGCCGATGCTCGTGGTGGGGCTCCGGATCGGGCCCCGCCTGTGGGCCACCTCGCCTGATCTCGCCGAGCTCCGCGCCGGGCTCACGGGCGCGCTGTTCTTCCTCGACGATCACCTCGGCGTCGGCCTCGAGCTCTCGTCCGGGCTCGGAGTCGGCTTCGACGCCCCGACGGGGAGAGGGCGCTGGGTGGAGACCGCGCTCGCGCTGACCGTCGAACTGCGGGCCGACCCACTGCGCTGGCTCGACTTGGGGATCCGTCTCGGCGCGTCTGCTGGGCTGGGCTGGCTCGGCGCGACCCTGCGCCAGCCAGCCCGCGGCGCCGAGGTGGCGCGCTTCCTCCCCGCCCTCCTCGCCGAGGTCTCCGTGGGGCTCTGGCCCACCGACCGCGTCCGCCTGGCCGTCGCGGTGGGGGTCGACGGCTTCCTACTCCGACAGCGCTATCGGGTTCGTGGCGAGCCCCTCCTCGACGTGGCGCCCGCCGCGCCCCGCGCCTCCCTGGTGGTGGAGCTCGTCCCCTGAAAAGCCTCATGTTCTTCAGGGGTTGTGATTTCGTTGCCACCTGAGCGGGGGACTTCGACACGGTGGAGGGGATGGGAACGGACGCGGCGCGAGCGGCGGACCGATCGCTGGCCCGGCGCTGCGCCGCCGGCGACGCGGATGCGCAGCGCGCGCTCTTCCGAGCCCATCGGGAGCGAGTCCACGTCGTGCTCTACCGGATCCTCGGCACCAACCGCGAGATGGAGGACCTGGCCCAGGAGGCCTTCCTCGAGATCTTCCGCTCGCTCCCGAGGTTCCGCGGCGAGGCGCAGCTCTCGACCTGGGTCGACCGCATCACGACCCGGGTCGCGACGCGACACCTGCGGCGCAAGAAGGGCACGCCCGCGAGGCTCGAGGCCGTGGCCGAGCTGGTCGACGGAGACGACCCCGCGCGCACGGTGGAGCTCCGCGAGGTCGCGCGTCGACTCTATGGCGTGCTCGACGCGCTCTCCCCGGAGATGCGAATCGCGTACGCCCTGCACGTCGTCGACGGCCGGCCGCTGCGCGAGGTGGCGAAGCTGACCGACGCGACGCTGGTCGCGACGAAGACGCGCGTCTGGCGGGCGCGCCGGGCGGTGGAGGCGCGCGCGGCGAGAGACCCCGTGCTCGCGGAGTGGGTGGGATGAGCGACCTGCCCATCGAGCCTCTCGACGACGCGGCGTGGCGGCGCGTCGAAGCCGGCGTGCTCGAGCGCCTGGAGCGCGAGCCGTCGCCCGTGGTGCCAGCGCGCCGCCCCTGGCGCTGGGCGGTGGGCGCGGCGGCGGCCCTGGCGGCGCTGCTCCTCGTCGCGCTGCTCGTCGAGGTCTGGCGCCCGTCGGAGCCGGCGCCGCTGGCGAGCACGCGGGTCGAGACCGGCGAGTCGGAGGCCCGAACCCAGCTTGGCGACGTGTCCCTGACGCTCGCGCCCAGGACGCGGCTGACCGGCGTGGGCTCGGACGCAGCCGGCTGGGTGATCGTGCTCGAGACCGGCCAGGTCCGCGTGGACGTCCCGGCGCGAGCGGCCGTCCGCGTCGAGGCCGCCGACGTGCGGATAGCGGGCGACGGCGCCGCGTTCTCCGTCCACCGAGCCGACTTCATCGTGGCCTCGGTCGAGCGGGGGCGCGTCCGCGTGACGCTGGGCGCGACGCGGACGTGGCTGCTGGAAGGCGAGCGCTGGAGCTCCGCCCCCGAAGCGCAGCCCGACATGGCAGAGGACGGGGCGAGGGAGTCGGCTCGAGAGCCCACTCCGGCGGCAGCACCGCCGCCCCGCACGAGCCCGACCGAAGATCCCGCGGCGCTCTTCGCGGCTGCCTCGCGGGCCGAGGCCCGGGCGCCGGATCGCGCCGACCGGTTGTACGCGCGCGTCGCAGCGACCCGCGGCGCGTGGGCCGCCAACGCGCTCTTCGCCCGCGGCCGCCTCGCCCACGAACGCGGCCACCGCGTCGACGCCGCGCGGCACCTGGCCACCTACCTTCGCCGCTTCCCGAGCGGCCCCAAC
Above is a window of Sandaracinaceae bacterium DNA encoding:
- a CDS encoding FecR domain-containing protein, producing MSDLPIEPLDDAAWRRVEAGVLERLEREPSPVVPARRPWRWAVGAAAALAALLLVALLVEVWRPSEPAPLASTRVETGESEARTQLGDVSLTLAPRTRLTGVGSDAAGWVIVLETGQVRVDVPARAAVRVEAADVRIAGDGAAFSVHRADFIVASVERGRVRVTLGATRTWLLEGERWSSAPEAQPDMAEDGARESAREPTPAAAPPPRTSPTEDPAALFAAASRAEARAPDRADRLYARVAATRGAWAANALFARGRLAHERGHRVDAARHLATYLRRFPSGPNAADARRLLTELEEPR
- a CDS encoding RNA polymerase sigma factor; translated protein: MGTDAARAADRSLARRCAAGDADAQRALFRAHRERVHVVLYRILGTNREMEDLAQEAFLEIFRSLPRFRGEAQLSTWVDRITTRVATRHLRRKKGTPARLEAVAELVDGDDPARTVELREVARRLYGVLDALSPEMRIAYALHVVDGRPLREVAKLTDATLVATKTRVWRARRAVEARAARDPVLAEWVG